The following are encoded together in the Gorilla gorilla gorilla isolate KB3781 chromosome 14, NHGRI_mGorGor1-v2.1_pri, whole genome shotgun sequence genome:
- the MAB21L1 gene encoding putative nucleotidyltransferase MAB21L1, translating into MIAAQAKLVYHLNKYYNEKCQARKAAIAKTIREVCKVVSDVLKEVEVQEPRFISSLNEMDNRYEGLEVISPTEFEVVLYLNQMGVFNFVDDGSLPGCAVLKLSDGRKRSMSLWVEFITASGYLSARKIRSRFQTLVAQAVDKCSYRDVVKMVADTSEVKLRIRDRYVVQITPAFKCTGIWPRSAAHWPLPHIPWPGPNRVAEVKAEGFNLLSKECHSLAGKQSSAESDAWVLQFAEAENRLQMGGCRKKCLSILKTLRDRHLELPGQPLNNYHMKTLVSYECEKHPRESDWDESCLGDRLNGILLQLISCLQCRRCPHYFLPNLDLFQGKPHSALENAAKQTWRLAREILTNPKSLEKL; encoded by the coding sequence ATGATTGCGGCCCAGGCCAAGCTGGTCTACCATCTGAATAAATACTACAACGAAAAATGCCAAGCCAGGAAAGCTGCCATTGCCAAAACTATCCGGGAAGTCTGCAAAGTAGTTTCCGACGTACTGAAGGAAGTGGAAGTGCAGGAGCCGCGGTTCATCAGCTCTCTCAACGAGATGGACAATCGCTACGAGGGCCTCGAGGTCATCTCCCCCACCGAATTTGAAGTGGTGCTTTATCTCAACCAAATGGGGGTGTTCAACTTCGTGGACGATGGCTCACTGCCAGGCTGCGCGGTGCTGAAGTTGAGCGACGGGCGCAAGAGGAGCATGTCCCTCTGGGTGGAATTCATTACCGCCTCCGGCTACCTCTCGGCACGCAAAATCCGGTCCAGGTTTCAGACGCTGGTGGCTCAAGCGGTAGACAAATGTAGCTACCGGGATGTGGTAAAGATGGTGGCAGACACCAGCGAAGTGAAACTGAGAATCCGAGATAGGTACGTGGTGCAGATCACGCCGGCCTTTAAATGCACCGGGATCTGGCCGAGGAGTGCTGCCCACTGGCCACTTCCCCACATCCCCTGGCCGGGACCCAACCGGGTGGCGGAGGTCAAGGCGGAAGGTTTCAATCTCTTGTCCAAGGAGTGCCACTCCTTGGCCGGCAAGCAGAGCTCGGCGGAGAGCGACGCCTGGGTGCTGCAGTTCGCGGAGGCAGAGAACAGACTGCAGATGGGGGGCTGCAGAAAGAAGTGCCTCTCCATCCTCAAAACCTTAAGGGATCGTCACCTTGAACTGCCGGGCCAGCCCTTGAACAATTACCATATGAAGACTCTGGTTTCCTACGAGTGTGAAAAGCATCCCCGAGAGTCGGACTGGGACGAGTCTTGCCTGGGTGATCGGCTGAACGGGATTTTGCTGCAACTTATCTCCTGCCTGCAGTGCCGGCGGTGTCCCCACTACTTTCTACCGAACTTAGATCTGTTTCAAGGCAAACCTCACTCAGCTCTGGAAAACGCTGCCAAACAAACGTGGCGACTGGCAAGAGAGATCCTGACCAACCCGAAAAGTTTGGAAAAACTTTAG